A region from the Mycolicibacterium litorale genome encodes:
- a CDS encoding HD domain-containing protein, which produces MAETVAGVEVPDSPMAREVTALVRDAADELLFGHSVRSYLWGMLHGRSRGLDPDPELLYTAAMFHDLGLTARYRRTDQRFELDGADAARTFLIEHGCPEATARTVWLAVALHTTPEIPDRLEPEIALLIAGVATDVVGAGAEALTTDQIAEVCAAHPRTHFTDGMLHAFHDGMKERPHTTFGTMNADILAHFEPDFSRVDVVDLIVKNPLPQ; this is translated from the coding sequence ATGGCGGAAACCGTTGCGGGGGTTGAGGTTCCGGACTCGCCGATGGCGCGCGAGGTCACCGCACTAGTCCGGGATGCCGCCGACGAGCTGCTGTTCGGCCACTCGGTGCGATCGTATCTGTGGGGCATGCTGCACGGCCGGAGCCGCGGACTCGACCCGGATCCCGAACTGCTCTACACGGCGGCGATGTTCCACGATCTCGGCCTGACCGCGCGGTACCGCAGGACAGATCAGCGGTTCGAACTCGACGGCGCCGACGCCGCACGGACGTTCCTGATCGAACACGGCTGTCCGGAGGCGACGGCCCGCACCGTCTGGCTCGCCGTCGCGTTGCACACCACGCCGGAGATCCCGGACCGCCTCGAACCCGAGATCGCGTTGCTCATCGCCGGAGTGGCGACCGACGTGGTCGGCGCCGGCGCCGAGGCCTTGACGACGGACCAGATCGCCGAGGTGTGCGCCGCCCACCCGCGCACCCACTTCACCGACGGGATGCTGCACGCCTTCCACGACGGTATGAAGGAGCGGCCGCACACCACGTTCGGCACGATGAACGCCGACATCCTCGCGCACTTCGAACCCGACTTCTCGCGCGTCGACGTCGTCGACCTCATCGTGAAGAACCCGCTACCGCAGTGA
- a CDS encoding alpha/beta hydrolase, giving the protein MSRALPSLVLVPGAWHKPAHLQPLVDELDGIDTRTVALPSTGDDPAHLGDMYGDAAAIAEAVAAVDGPTVVLAHSYGGIPTTQALSGARNVRRIIYLAAFVLDVGESLFSVSGGSPMGWAAAHRQCGGDGYLDVPDPVEVFYGDVDAVTADRAVRQLGYLSYAAGRQVLTEAAWKTVPSTYIICEEDRALPPAVQERFARHADEVHRMGTSHSPFLSRPADLAGLVADVLAQV; this is encoded by the coding sequence ATGAGCCGGGCACTGCCGTCGCTCGTACTGGTGCCCGGCGCGTGGCACAAGCCCGCCCATCTGCAGCCGCTGGTGGACGAACTGGACGGGATCGACACCCGCACGGTGGCGTTGCCGAGCACCGGAGACGATCCGGCACACCTGGGCGACATGTACGGCGACGCGGCCGCGATCGCCGAGGCCGTCGCCGCCGTCGACGGCCCGACCGTGGTGCTCGCGCACTCCTACGGAGGGATACCCACCACACAGGCGCTGTCTGGTGCACGCAATGTCCGGCGGATCATCTACCTCGCCGCGTTCGTCCTGGATGTGGGCGAATCGCTGTTCTCGGTCAGCGGCGGCTCACCGATGGGCTGGGCGGCCGCGCACCGGCAATGTGGCGGCGACGGATATCTGGACGTCCCCGATCCCGTCGAAGTGTTCTACGGCGACGTCGACGCCGTCACCGCCGACCGGGCGGTCAGACAGTTGGGCTATCTGTCGTATGCGGCCGGACGGCAGGTGCTGACCGAGGCCGCGTGGAAAACGGTGCCCAGTACCTACATCATCTGTGAGGAGGACAGGGCCTTGCCGCCCGCGGTTCAGGAGCGGTTCGCGCGCCACGCCGACGAGGTGCACCGGATGGGCACGTCGCACTCGCCGTTCCTGTCCCGGCCCGCCGACCTCGCGGGGCTGGTCGCCGACGTGCTGGCGCAGGTGTGA
- a CDS encoding nitrile hydratase accessory protein, with protein MIVDLAEGPAAPPRANGELVFAEPWESRAFGMAVLLSEAGVFTWPQFQAALVARIARWEAAGDGESWHYYRQWLDALEDVLSACGAVAADRVTDRAHALALRPDGHDHRH; from the coding sequence ATGATCGTCGACCTGGCCGAAGGGCCGGCCGCCCCACCGCGTGCGAACGGTGAGCTCGTGTTCGCCGAACCGTGGGAGAGCCGCGCATTCGGCATGGCTGTGCTGCTGTCGGAGGCGGGCGTCTTCACCTGGCCGCAGTTCCAGGCGGCCCTGGTGGCGCGTATCGCCCGCTGGGAGGCCGCAGGCGACGGTGAGAGCTGGCATTACTACCGGCAGTGGTTGGATGCGCTCGAGGATGTGCTGAGCGCCTGCGGCGCCGTGGCGGCCGATCGCGTCACCGACCGGGCGCACGCCCTGGCCCTGCGTCCCGACGGCCACGACCACCGGCACTGA
- a CDS encoding PLP-dependent aminotransferase family protein, translated as MEALRDAIRSGRLLPGTRLPSSRTLAADLGVARNTVARAYSELVAEGWLTSQHGSRTTVSQRAADVRRSRTVRPGTTTPPRPEHDLRPGHPDLSSFPREEWARAVKRALQAAPTEAFGYADPHGRPELREALAEYLARARGVRCEPDDIVVCCGAAEGLDLIARALADIGVSAVAVEEFGLPAQRRSLTDAGLRCPPLAVDAGGADVDALDAMPDVGGVVLTPSHQFPLGVPLRPDRRASVIDWARRTGGVVIEDDYDGEFRYDRTPVGALHGVDPDRVGYLGTVSKTLAPGLRLGWLVLPHRLTEAVIRQKGETEATCGFLEQLAMAEFLRAGGYDRHIRTMRAQYRRRREHLLAALARSSPLTEVHGLPAGLHALLGLDGGGESALAGRPPWRRLAVEGLDLYRHPAAASDRDGLVVGFAAPAPSAWSAALAALIGLLP; from the coding sequence ATGGAGGCACTTCGCGACGCGATCCGGTCGGGACGGCTCCTGCCCGGGACCCGGCTGCCATCGAGCCGTACGCTCGCGGCCGACCTCGGGGTGGCCCGCAACACGGTCGCACGCGCGTACTCGGAGCTGGTCGCCGAAGGATGGCTGACCTCCCAGCACGGTTCGCGCACCACGGTGTCGCAACGCGCGGCCGACGTGCGCCGCAGCCGAACGGTGCGGCCGGGGACCACCACACCGCCACGTCCCGAACACGACCTTCGCCCGGGCCATCCTGATCTGTCGTCGTTCCCCCGCGAGGAGTGGGCCCGCGCGGTGAAGCGGGCACTGCAGGCGGCGCCCACCGAGGCGTTCGGCTATGCCGATCCGCACGGCAGGCCGGAACTGCGTGAGGCGCTCGCCGAGTACCTGGCACGCGCGCGCGGCGTCCGGTGCGAACCGGACGACATCGTCGTATGCTGCGGCGCCGCAGAGGGTTTGGACCTGATCGCCAGGGCCCTGGCCGACATCGGCGTTTCAGCGGTCGCGGTGGAGGAATTCGGTCTGCCGGCGCAGCGACGGTCGTTGACCGACGCGGGTCTTCGATGTCCGCCCCTGGCGGTCGACGCCGGCGGCGCCGACGTGGATGCGCTCGACGCGATGCCGGACGTGGGCGGTGTCGTCCTCACCCCCTCGCACCAGTTCCCGCTGGGCGTCCCACTGCGGCCCGACCGGCGCGCGTCCGTCATCGACTGGGCCCGCCGCACCGGTGGCGTGGTCATCGAAGACGACTACGACGGCGAGTTCCGCTACGACCGCACACCCGTCGGCGCGCTGCACGGCGTGGACCCCGACCGGGTCGGGTATCTGGGCACGGTCAGCAAGACCCTGGCCCCCGGTCTGCGACTGGGCTGGCTCGTCCTGCCCCACCGGCTGACCGAGGCGGTCATCCGTCAGAAGGGCGAAACGGAAGCCACATGCGGCTTCCTCGAACAACTGGCGATGGCCGAATTCCTGCGGGCCGGCGGATACGACCGCCACATCCGCACCATGCGCGCGCAGTACCGGCGTCGGCGCGAGCATCTGCTGGCGGCACTCGCCCGGTCGTCACCGCTCACCGAGGTCCACGGACTGCCGGCCGGGCTGCACGCGCTGCTCGGACTCGACGGCGGCGGCGAGAGCGCGCTGGCCGGCCGGCCGCCGTGGCGCCGGCTGGCCGTCGAGGGACTGGACCTGTACCGCCATCCCGCCGCCGCCAGCGACCGCGACGGACTGGTCGTCGGATTCGCCGCACCCGCGCCCAGCGCGTGGTCGGCCGCGCTGGCGGCGCTGATCGGGCTGCTGCCCTGA
- the nthB gene encoding nitrile hydratase subunit beta, with protein sequence MDGIADMGGTEGWGRAQRPQPDEPVFPEPWHGRAFALTLMSNRLTGGNLDSFRHALERLDRAAYLEDGYFGRWLNGAERLLTENAVLAPSAVDARARNLRGERVEEPPAPDPPTRDVRAAQNGSVRTVAAAPAFAVGARVRAKDISPAGHTRLPRYVRGHTGVVTLVEPAFVFPDTNAHFRGENPQYVYTVAFDSHELWGPDAEPFTSTIEMFESYLEEAA encoded by the coding sequence ATGGACGGCATCGCGGACATGGGCGGTACCGAAGGATGGGGCCGCGCGCAACGACCACAGCCGGACGAACCGGTCTTCCCGGAACCGTGGCACGGCCGGGCCTTCGCGCTGACGCTGATGTCGAACCGACTGACCGGCGGCAACCTGGATTCGTTCCGGCACGCGCTCGAGCGATTGGACCGCGCCGCCTACCTCGAGGACGGGTACTTCGGTCGCTGGCTCAACGGCGCCGAGCGGCTCCTCACCGAGAACGCGGTGCTCGCGCCCTCGGCCGTCGACGCCCGCGCCCGCAACCTGCGCGGTGAGCGGGTCGAGGAACCGCCGGCCCCCGATCCGCCCACACGCGACGTCCGTGCGGCCCAGAACGGCTCGGTCCGCACCGTGGCTGCCGCGCCCGCGTTCGCGGTCGGCGCGCGGGTGCGGGCCAAGGACATCTCCCCGGCCGGGCACACCCGGCTCCCCCGCTACGTGCGCGGGCACACCGGCGTGGTCACGCTGGTCGAACCGGCGTTCGTCTTCCCCGACACCAACGCCCACTTCCGCGGCGAGAACCCGCAGTACGTCTACACCGTCGCCTTCGACTCGCACGAACTGTGGGGCCCCGACGCAGAACCGTTCACCTCCACGATCGAGATGTTCGAGAGCTACCTCGAGGAGGCCGCATGA
- the nthA gene encoding nitrile hydratase subunit alpha, with protein sequence MSVGQAGRDIPPSLRAEALEQLLTERGLVDPAALEAIITTYQTHVGPLNGAHVVARAWTDPEFRRRLLADGTAVIDEMGFLGAQTEHVVVVENTPTSHHVVVCTMCSCYPWQLLGLPPSWYKDPAYRSRMVREPRRVLAEMGLDLPPDVDITVHDSSAEVRWLVLPRRPAGTEHLAAEELIPLITREAMVGVAEVEAPR encoded by the coding sequence ATGAGCGTCGGTCAGGCCGGCCGCGACATTCCCCCGTCGCTGCGCGCGGAGGCGCTCGAACAACTGCTTACCGAACGCGGTCTGGTCGATCCCGCCGCGCTCGAAGCGATCATCACCACCTACCAGACGCACGTCGGGCCGCTCAACGGAGCGCACGTCGTCGCCCGGGCGTGGACCGATCCGGAATTCCGGCGGCGGTTGCTCGCCGACGGTACCGCCGTCATCGACGAGATGGGCTTCCTCGGGGCGCAGACCGAACACGTCGTCGTCGTGGAGAACACCCCGACCAGCCACCACGTGGTGGTCTGCACGATGTGCTCGTGCTATCCGTGGCAGCTGCTGGGCCTGCCGCCCAGCTGGTACAAGGATCCGGCCTACCGGTCGCGGATGGTGCGGGAACCGCGGCGGGTACTCGCCGAGATGGGCCTCGACCTGCCGCCGGACGTCGACATCACCGTGCACGACTCCAGCGCCGAGGTGCGATGGCTGGTGCTGCCGCGGCGGCCCGCGGGCACCGAGCACCTCGCGGCCGAAGAACTGATCCCGCTGATCACCCGCGAGGCGATGGTCGGCGTCGCAGAGGTCGAGGCGCCGCGATGA
- a CDS encoding NADP-dependent oxidoreductase: protein MRAIVARDRTAGVEGLTPADVPYPHAAENDVIVRVHAASFTPGELDWPATWVDRAGRDRAPTIPGHEVSGEVAELGYGTTGVTVGQRVFGVTDWARNGTLAEYVAVEARNLAPLAADIDHTVAAALPISGLTAWQGLLDHGQLTAGQTVLVHGAAGAVGWIAVQLAREVGARVIGTGRASHRETVLQLGADAFVDLQQDQLEDVAPVDMVFDVIGGQILDRSARLVRPGGTLVTIAEPPREAPDGGRAIFFVVEPDREGLLRLQQRVRDGRLRPPPVTVCPLDQAPAAFDPARRPAGKPVIGVVSELEKGR, encoded by the coding sequence ATGCGAGCGATCGTCGCGCGGGACCGCACAGCCGGGGTCGAAGGGCTCACGCCGGCCGACGTGCCGTACCCGCATGCGGCCGAGAACGACGTCATCGTCCGGGTGCACGCCGCGAGCTTCACCCCCGGTGAACTGGACTGGCCCGCAACGTGGGTCGATCGCGCCGGCCGTGACCGGGCGCCGACGATCCCCGGCCACGAGGTGTCCGGGGAGGTCGCCGAACTCGGATACGGCACCACCGGCGTGACCGTGGGCCAACGCGTCTTCGGGGTCACCGACTGGGCCCGCAACGGCACACTGGCCGAGTACGTCGCGGTGGAGGCGCGCAACCTGGCGCCGCTCGCCGCCGACATCGATCACACGGTCGCCGCTGCGCTGCCGATCTCCGGGCTCACCGCGTGGCAGGGACTGCTCGACCACGGACAGCTGACCGCCGGCCAAACGGTCCTGGTCCACGGAGCCGCCGGCGCGGTCGGATGGATCGCGGTGCAACTCGCGCGCGAGGTGGGCGCCCGGGTCATCGGCACCGGCAGGGCATCCCACCGGGAGACGGTGCTGCAGTTGGGTGCCGACGCATTCGTCGACCTGCAGCAGGACCAGTTGGAGGATGTCGCGCCGGTGGACATGGTGTTCGACGTGATCGGCGGGCAGATCCTCGACCGCTCCGCGCGACTCGTGCGTCCGGGCGGCACGCTGGTGACCATCGCCGAGCCGCCCCGTGAAGCACCCGACGGCGGACGGGCGATCTTCTTCGTCGTCGAACCGGACCGCGAAGGGCTGCTCCGCCTGCAACAGCGGGTGCGTGACGGTCGGCTGCGTCCACCACCGGTGACCGTCTGCCCACTCGACCAGGCGCCGGCGGCCTTCGACCCGGCCCGCCGCCCGGCCGGAAAGCCCGTCATCGGCGTGGTGAGCGAACTCGAGAAAGGGCGATGA